The Deltaproteobacteria bacterium genomic sequence ATATTCGAATCCGAACGACGATTTGGTGAGGGTGGCCTCCAACTGCACCGTTAATTCCTCAACCTGTGCCCCATCACTTCCCGCCGACTGAATGTCTCTTTGAAAATTCATCTTTGCCTCTGTACCCCTTAATAGAAGCAAAGACTCGGCCATCCCGCGTTGAATGAAGATTAAATTACATAACTTATTGAATTTATTTATAATTATTAATGTGTCGTGGAACGGAAAATGGGCCAACAAAAGAGGGTTTTGGGGGGTGTACCCCACAATAATAAGTTAAATTTAAAGATTCAGGGTAGTAGACTCGCCATGACATTTTCGATGACTTTTAGAGGACGCTTGGCCTCGATAACGGGGCGGCCAATCACCAGATAATCGCTTCCGTTCTGAAGGGCCTCTGCGGGAGCGAGAATCCTTTTCTGGTCGTCCGATGGACTATCGGGAAGACGAATGCCCGGCGTCACGATGCAAAAATTCCTTCCCGCTTTCTTGCGGATCGCCCCCGCTTCCAGGCCGGAGGCAACCACGCCATCAAGCCCCGATTTTTGTGACAAAGAGGCGAGGGAGGCAACCTGATCGTCAACCGAAAGAGGAATATTCAATTCGTGAAGATCTTCGAAACTTGTCAACACCGTGACGCCGACCGCCAGAGGCGGGGCCATATGCTTTTTTTCGGCTGTTTCCAGAGATGCCTCTTTGGCCCGCCTCATCATTTCGGAACCGCCGGAGGCATGAACATCAAACATCCAGATCCCCATTTTTGTCGCTGTCTCGGCAGAGCGGGCAACGGTATTTGGAATATCGTGAAATTTCAGGTCGAGAAAAACCCGGACCTCCTGGTTGACAATCCGCTCCACAACACGCCGGCCAAACGAAGTAAACAGTTCAAAACCGACCTTGAAGGCGCATCCCGTCACCTTGAGCTTATGAACCAGATTGAGCGCCTTGAGGGAAGACGAGGTGTCGAGGGCAATGATGAGGGGGTTATGCATAAGGCAAATTCCAAATCCCAAATCTCAAATCCCAAATAAACTCCAAAAAAACAAATTCCAATGCCCAAAACAAATGCGTTTTGGAAATTTGAACTTTGAAATTTGGATTTTGTTTGGAATTTGGAATTTGGTCATTGGAATTTATTATACCTGGAGTTTAAAACTTAACAACGATATCGCCTGATCCACCGGCACGACTTCCTTCTTTCCGGTCCGGCGTTCCTTGATTTCCACCTCGTTTTTTTCCAGACCACGGGGACCAATGACAAGCTGGTACGGAATGCCGATGAGATCGGCGTCGTTCAATTTGACCCCCGCCCGTTCGTCCCGTTCATCCCAGAGAACATCCACTCCTTTGGCCCCAAGTTCCTCATAAAATTTTTTCGAGGCCTCCATGACCTTCACATCGGAAGACAAAGAGACGATGTCAACGGCATAAGGGGCGAGGGCCGGCGGCCAGATGATTCCCTTTTCGTCATGGTTCTGCTCGATCGCCGCAGACGCCGTCCGGCCGATGCCGATGCCGTAGCATCCCATGACGATCAATTGCTCCGCCCCTTTTTCGTCGAGATAAATCGCCTTGAGCGCCTTGGAGTATTTTGTGCCGAGGTAAAACACCTGCCCGACTTCAATACCGCGGTGGGCCTCCATGACCCCTTTGGAACACCGGGGGCATTTTTCGCCCTCTTTGGCCTCCGCTTTTTCGATATTGGCGGCGTAGTCGCACTTGTCGCACGAAAAAACGGCGTCTTCTCCGGAGGAGGCCAGGACCTGAAACTCATGTGAAAGGGTCCCGCCGATGACGCCGGTGCCGGCCTCCACGGCGCGGAATTTCAATCCGGAACGCCCGAAAATTTTCCGATAGGCCTCATAGTACCGCTGATAGCTCTTTTTGGCCTCTTCTTCATTCAAGTCGAACGAGTAGCAGTCCTTCATGATAAACTCGCGCCCGCGCATCAGGCCAAAGCGCGGCCTTATCTCGTCGCGGAATTTTGTCTGAATCTGATACAGGCTCAACGGAAGCTGGCGGTACGACCGGATTTCCCTGCGGACCATGTCGGTAATCACCTCCTCGTGCGTGGGGCCGAGGCAAAAATCGCGGTCGTTCCGGTCTTTGACCCGCAGGAGCTCCTTGCCGTAAACATCCCACCGCCCTGTCTCTTTCCAGAGCTCCGCCGGAAGGACCACCGGCAAAAGCACCTCCTGCGCGCCGACAGAGTTCATCTCTTCACGAACGATTTTTTCGATTTTTTGTATGACCCGTAGACCCAAAGGGAGATAGTTGTAGATACCGGAGGCCAGTTTGCGGATAAAGCCGCCGCGGAGCAGGAGCTTGTGGCTTATGACTTCCGCCTCGGCGGGCACCTCGCGGAGCGTGGGCATGAAAAATTGGGAGGCGCGCATGGAGAGAAAGGTTTACCCGACTGTCGGGGAATGTCAAATGTCAAAGTCCAAATTTCAAAAAAATTCCAAAAATACAAAAGACAATGAGTTCATTTG encodes the following:
- the pyrF gene encoding orotidine-5'-phosphate decarboxylase, giving the protein MHNPLIIALDTSSSLKALNLVHKLKVTGCAFKVGFELFTSFGRRVVERIVNQEVRVFLDLKFHDIPNTVARSAETATKMGIWMFDVHASGGSEMMRRAKEASLETAEKKHMAPPLAVGVTVLTSFEDLHELNIPLSVDDQVASLASLSQKSGLDGVVASGLEAGAIRKKAGRNFCIVTPGIRLPDSPSDDQKRILAPAEALQNGSDYLVIGRPVIEAKRPLKVIENVMASLLP
- the proS gene encoding proline--tRNA ligase produces the protein MRASQFFMPTLREVPAEAEVISHKLLLRGGFIRKLASGIYNYLPLGLRVIQKIEKIVREEMNSVGAQEVLLPVVLPAELWKETGRWDVYGKELLRVKDRNDRDFCLGPTHEEVITDMVRREIRSYRQLPLSLYQIQTKFRDEIRPRFGLMRGREFIMKDCYSFDLNEEEAKKSYQRYYEAYRKIFGRSGLKFRAVEAGTGVIGGTLSHEFQVLASSGEDAVFSCDKCDYAANIEKAEAKEGEKCPRCSKGVMEAHRGIEVGQVFYLGTKYSKALKAIYLDEKGAEQLIVMGCYGIGIGRTASAAIEQNHDEKGIIWPPALAPYAVDIVSLSSDVKVMEASKKFYEELGAKGVDVLWDERDERAGVKLNDADLIGIPYQLVIGPRGLEKNEVEIKERRTGKKEVVPVDQAISLLSFKLQV